A stretch of the Leptotrichia sp. oral taxon 223 genome encodes the following:
- a CDS encoding HIRAN domain-containing protein yields the protein MLINNFSGIKLEFDGLYYGGNYEIEIFPDGRFYYSYIENTSVELKKGSFQINQKEIMIFEEMMDYFELLKNQSNYMINEFNFGNGVLVIHKNNGREEKIRLGKEMMFEYAKTLIDKYTKKSKRLFLLDTYLEGAKYIRNFANKIKDEVQLDLFREFNGISLNAVAVYNSKKEKVGYLPKNQSEIIARMIDAGKKFVAVSIPFDEEIALKIYLLD from the coding sequence ATGCTGATAAATAATTTTAGTGGGATAAAACTTGAGTTTGATGGACTTTATTATGGGGGGAATTATGAAATTGAAATTTTTCCTGATGGGAGATTTTATTATTCATATATTGAAAATACATCAGTCGAGCTAAAAAAAGGCTCTTTTCAGATTAATCAAAAGGAAATTATGATTTTTGAGGAAATGATGGACTATTTTGAACTTTTGAAAAATCAAAGCAATTATATGATAAATGAGTTTAATTTTGGAAATGGAGTTCTTGTTATTCATAAAAATAACGGACGTGAGGAAAAAATTCGGCTTGGCAAGGAAATGATGTTTGAATACGCAAAGACATTAATTGATAAATATACAAAAAAATCAAAAAGACTTTTTCTGCTTGACACTTATTTGGAAGGGGCTAAATATATCAGAAATTTTGCAAATAAGATTAAGGATGAAGTACAGCTGGATTTATTTCGTGAATTTAACGGAATCTCATTAAATGCAGTGGCTGTGTACAATTCCAAAAAGGAAAAAGTTGGATATTTGCCAAAAAATCAAAGTGAAATTATTGCAAGAATGATTGATGCAGGGAAAAAGTTTGTTGCGGTATCGATTCCCTTCGATGAGGAGATAGCTTTAAAAATCTATCTTTTAGATTAA
- a CDS encoding HAD family phosphatase has product MKKNVAAFFDIDGTIYRDSLLIEHFKMLVQYEYIDMMTWEGKVKEKFSKWENRTGDYDDYLDELVQTYMEALKNFSKEDMDFIAKRVMKLKGDKVYRYTRERLKYHKEKNHKVIIISGSPDFLVSKMAERYGVKDYRASTYEVNENGIFTGKVIPMWDAKSKQKAIADFCKMYEIDLTKSYAYGDTTGDLTMFKNVGNAIAINPAKKLLQKIKRDKELKEKVMIVVERKDVIYKLRADVDII; this is encoded by the coding sequence ATGAAAAAAAATGTAGCGGCATTTTTTGATATAGATGGAACAATTTACAGGGATTCTTTGCTGATTGAGCATTTTAAGATGCTTGTGCAGTATGAATATATTGATATGATGACTTGGGAAGGGAAGGTTAAGGAGAAATTTTCTAAGTGGGAAAACAGGACTGGGGATTATGACGACTATTTGGATGAGCTTGTGCAGACTTATATGGAGGCATTAAAGAATTTTAGCAAGGAGGATATGGATTTTATTGCTAAAAGAGTGATGAAACTCAAAGGAGACAAAGTTTACCGATATACACGTGAGAGGTTGAAATATCATAAGGAAAAAAATCATAAAGTTATAATTATCTCTGGGAGTCCAGATTTTCTAGTAAGTAAGATGGCTGAAAGATATGGTGTCAAAGATTACAGGGCATCTACTTATGAAGTTAATGAAAATGGGATTTTTACAGGAAAAGTGATACCGATGTGGGATGCCAAAAGTAAACAGAAGGCAATAGCGGATTTTTGTAAAATGTACGAAATAGACTTGACAAAATCGTACGCTTATGGAGATACAACTGGCGACTTGACAATGTTCAAAAATGTAGGAAACGCCATTGCCATAAATCCTGCCAAAAAATTGTTGCAGAAAATAAAGCGGGATAAGGAATTGAAGGAAAAAGTTATGATTGTTGTGGAAAGAAAAGATGTTATTTATAAATTAAGAGCAGATGTGGATATTATATAA
- the cas1b gene encoding type I-B CRISPR-associated endonuclease Cas1b produces the protein MAESYFIFSSGELKRKDNVIRITAPDGRFKDIKIEVTRDIYLFGEVSLNTKCLNYLAQNKIPVHIFNYYGFYTGTFYPKESNVSGKLFVKQVENYTDNAKRIELAQLIIDAASTNILRNLRYYQERGKDLESVITEIKALKKGIFRTNEINELMGIEGSIRRTYYTAWNTIVNQEIDFEKRVKRPPDNMINTMISFLNTLVYTACLSEIYVSQLNPTISYLHSVGERRFSLSLDIAEVFKPLLADRIIFSLLNKKMITEKDFFKDSNYFYMKENAQKLILKTFNERLETSIKHRDLNRKVSYRHLMRLEAYKLVKHLLEDKKYEGFKIWW, from the coding sequence ATGGCAGAAAGTTATTTTATTTTTTCCAGCGGTGAATTAAAACGTAAAGATAATGTTATAAGAATAACAGCGCCAGATGGACGTTTTAAAGATATAAAAATAGAAGTTACAAGAGATATTTACTTATTTGGAGAAGTTTCATTAAATACAAAATGTTTAAATTACTTGGCACAGAATAAAATTCCTGTTCATATTTTTAATTATTATGGTTTTTACACTGGAACATTTTATCCAAAAGAATCAAATGTTTCTGGAAAACTATTCGTAAAGCAAGTTGAAAATTATACAGACAATGCCAAAAGAATTGAATTAGCACAATTAATAATAGATGCAGCAAGCACAAATATTTTGCGAAATTTAAGATATTATCAGGAACGAGGAAAAGATTTAGAATCCGTAATAACAGAAATTAAGGCACTGAAAAAAGGAATTTTTAGAACAAACGAAATTAATGAGTTAATGGGAATTGAAGGAAGTATCAGACGTACTTATTATACCGCATGGAATACAATTGTTAATCAAGAAATTGATTTTGAAAAAAGAGTAAAAAGACCGCCTGATAATATGATAAATACTATGATTTCTTTTTTGAACACATTAGTTTACACTGCCTGTCTGTCTGAAATATATGTTAGTCAGTTGAATCCTACAATAAGTTATTTACATAGTGTAGGAGAAAGAAGATTTTCATTATCGCTTGATATTGCCGAGGTATTTAAGCCTCTTTTGGCAGATAGAATTATTTTTTCTCTTTTAAATAAAAAAATGATAACAGAAAAAGATTTTTTCAAAGATTCAAATTATTTTTATATGAAAGAAAATGCACAGAAATTAATTTTAAAAACTTTTAACGAAAGATTAGAAACCTCAATAAAGCACAGAGATTTAAACCGAAAAGTTTCTTACCGGCATCTAATGCGTTTAGAAGCATACAAATTAGTAAAACATTTGCTAGAAGATAAAAAATACGAAGGATTTAAAATATGGTGGTAG
- the cas4 gene encoding CRISPR-associated protein Cas4 encodes MKITGLMINYYFVCKRKLWCQSKNINLEEENENVQLGKLIDENSYNLETKQVMIEETVNIDFIRKWQVVHEVKKSKAVEEAAIWQVKYYIYFLKRRGIKIEKGIIDYPVIRERKEIILTKEDENTLKEILIDIEKICKNEKAPPVINDKICKKCAYYEFCYI; translated from the coding sequence ATGAAAATAACAGGACTTATGATAAATTATTATTTTGTATGTAAACGTAAATTGTGGTGTCAATCCAAAAATATTAATCTTGAAGAAGAAAATGAAAATGTTCAACTAGGAAAATTAATTGATGAAAACAGTTACAATTTGGAAACTAAACAAGTTATGATAGAAGAAACCGTAAATATTGATTTTATCCGTAAATGGCAAGTCGTTCACGAAGTAAAAAAAAGCAAGGCTGTAGAAGAGGCGGCAATTTGGCAAGTGAAATACTATATTTATTTTTTAAAGCGACGTGGAATAAAAATTGAAAAAGGAATCATTGATTATCCTGTAATTAGGGAACGTAAGGAAATAATTTTGACAAAAGAGGACGAAAATACATTGAAGGAAATTTTAATTGATATTGAAAAAATTTGTAAAAATGAAAAAGCTCCTCCTGTAATTAATGATAAAATTTGTAAAAAATGTGCATACTATGAATTTTGTTACATTTAA
- the cas3 gene encoding CRISPR-associated helicase Cas3' has translation MKNNFLAKSSGETILRHTENLFNNFMKIFMVYPKLNVEKKLLLLACIYHDLGKINQKFQSKLSGEKQSGEIPHGILSTSFINDDILIEYHHFSEDEIKILAHSVALHHERNLMEINDSDLSDEIYSMNNEVKNFSKELKILENIYFEYFKNTENYKDRKAIFNWEDGKVELAQLSSLFYEIGSRVYSDVEGSETFQKYVMLKGLLNKIDYAASSYIPVEEKNDFLEEKMNAFLKNILKRDNPENDWNELQKFMIHNQNKNVVVVAQTGYGKTEAGLLWIGNNKGFFTLPLRVAINAIFDRVKNQIVIEKLENRIGLLHSDFREIYIEDIKKKEKNNPEKMDNDELFIYMDKTKQLSLPLTVCTIDQLFDFVFRAPGFELKVATLSYSKVVIDEIQMYSTDLLAYLIYGLKYITDFGGKFAIMTATLPGIITDLLKKEEIEFETREPFINDKKRHNLKILKEVINAKFIKENYKDNKILVVCNTVKKSKQIYEDLKKLGIECKELNLLHSRFIKKDRAKKEKEISEFANPKRFKENVKKERELKNICENGIWIGTQVVEASLDLDFDILVTELSDLNGLFQRMGRCYRNREILDEKYNCYVFTEECSGIKSSKAVIDKEIHQKSKEALIDIDGLLTEKEKLELIDEVYSTENLKDTEYYGKLVKNIYALKNYIVEYEKTKSEVQKIFRNIASKDIIPKIIYQQNEKEIKKNIEILQKKAKGLNEKERKNLRSEKIEARREINQFKVAIPEYEFDDISPEQVEKMEINDYETLIILDCDYSYEKGFEVKMKNQDFFEDNTF, from the coding sequence ATGAAGAATAATTTTTTAGCTAAATCTAGTGGCGAAACAATATTAAGACACACAGAAAATCTGTTTAATAATTTTATGAAAATTTTTATGGTCTATCCTAAATTAAATGTTGAAAAAAAGCTGTTATTGCTTGCGTGTATCTATCATGATTTAGGGAAAATAAATCAGAAATTTCAGAGCAAACTGTCTGGTGAAAAGCAAAGTGGGGAAATTCCTCATGGGATACTCAGTACTTCATTTATAAATGATGATATTTTAATTGAATATCATCATTTTAGTGAAGATGAAATAAAAATTTTAGCTCATTCTGTAGCTTTACATCATGAAAGAAATTTAATGGAAATAAATGACAGTGATTTATCTGATGAGATATATTCAATGAACAATGAAGTTAAAAATTTTTCAAAGGAATTAAAAATTCTGGAAAATATTTATTTTGAATATTTTAAAAATACTGAGAATTATAAAGATAGAAAAGCAATTTTTAATTGGGAAGATGGAAAAGTTGAATTAGCACAATTAAGCTCTTTATTTTATGAAATAGGAAGTAGAGTCTATTCTGATGTAGAAGGTTCTGAAACTTTTCAAAAATATGTAATGTTAAAAGGATTACTGAATAAAATAGACTATGCTGCAAGTTCATATATTCCAGTTGAGGAAAAAAATGATTTTCTTGAAGAGAAAATGAATGCTTTTCTAAAAAATATATTGAAAAGGGATAATCCTGAGAATGACTGGAATGAGTTGCAGAAGTTTATGATTCATAATCAAAATAAAAATGTTGTAGTGGTAGCACAGACAGGATATGGAAAGACTGAAGCGGGACTACTTTGGATAGGTAATAATAAGGGCTTTTTTACATTGCCGTTAAGAGTAGCAATTAATGCAATTTTTGACAGAGTGAAAAATCAGATTGTAATTGAAAAACTGGAAAATAGAATAGGACTGCTACATTCAGATTTTAGAGAAATATATATAGAAGATATAAAAAAGAAGGAAAAAAATAATCCAGAAAAGATGGATAATGATGAGCTGTTTATATATATGGATAAAACAAAGCAGCTATCTTTACCATTGACAGTCTGCACAATAGACCAGCTTTTTGATTTTGTTTTCAGAGCACCAGGATTTGAATTAAAAGTTGCTACACTATCTTATTCTAAAGTAGTTATTGATGAAATTCAGATGTATTCAACGGATTTATTAGCTTATTTGATATATGGACTAAAATATATTACAGATTTTGGTGGGAAATTCGCTATAATGACTGCCACTTTACCAGGAATTATCACAGATTTGTTAAAAAAGGAAGAAATAGAATTTGAGACTAGAGAACCTTTTATAAATGATAAGAAAAGACATAATTTGAAAATATTAAAAGAAGTTATTAATGCTAAATTTATAAAAGAAAATTATAAAGATAATAAAATTTTAGTTGTCTGCAACACTGTCAAAAAATCCAAACAAATATATGAAGATTTAAAAAAATTAGGAATAGAATGTAAAGAATTGAATCTGCTTCATAGCCGATTTATAAAAAAGGACAGAGCTAAAAAAGAAAAAGAAATTTCTGAATTTGCCAATCCTAAAAGATTTAAGGAAAATGTGAAAAAGGAAAGAGAATTAAAAAATATTTGTGAAAATGGAATCTGGATTGGTACACAAGTAGTTGAAGCATCTCTTGATTTGGATTTTGATATTCTCGTTACAGAATTATCAGATTTGAATGGACTTTTTCAGAGAATGGGAAGATGTTACAGAAATAGAGAGATTTTGGATGAAAAATATAACTGCTATGTTTTTACAGAAGAGTGTTCCGGAATAAAAAGTTCCAAAGCAGTTATAGATAAAGAAATTCATCAAAAATCTAAAGAAGCACTGATAGACATTGACGGATTACTTACAGAAAAGGAAAAATTGGAATTGATTGATGAGGTTTATTCTACTGAAAATTTAAAAGATACAGAGTATTATGGAAAATTAGTAAAAAATATTTATGCTTTGAAAAATTATATAGTGGAGTATGAAAAAACAAAATCAGAAGTACAGAAAATTTTTAGAAATATTGCTTCAAAAGATATAATTCCAAAAATTATTTATCAGCAAAATGAAAAAGAAATAAAGAAAAATATTGAAATCCTGCAGAAGAAAGCAAAGGGATTGAATGAAAAAGAGCGGAAAAATTTAAGGAGTGAAAAAATAGAAGCAAGACGAGAAATAAATCAATTTAAAGTAGCAATTCCTGAATATGAATTTGATGATATTTCTCCTGAACAAGTAGAAAAAATGGAAATAAATGATTATGAAACATTGATTATTTTAGATTGTGATTATTCATATGAAAAAGGATTTGAAGTAAAAATGAAAAATCAAGATTTTTTTGAAGATAATACTTTTTAA
- the cas5b gene encoding type I-B CRISPR-associated protein Cas5b, with protein sequence MKAIKLKLYQNMVNYKVPTSFQLKESYPLPPYSTVIGMVHSLCDFKEYKPMKISISGNYFSKVNDLYTRYEFKNGNPFEMGRHQLNVNGYGINRGVATAELLVDVNLTIHIIPEDQSEEFLNTIFEAFKYPREYPSLGRREDIVLIKDVRIVDVEKKKLEKDLSNGEDNFAYIPVNFIQEKLVNHGDKKSGMNIYGTRYELTKNYILNNIGTKSKPKMIRSWEKEEVIYSSNIKGFKRREVPLDTDNEIVFCEL encoded by the coding sequence ATGAAGGCAATTAAATTGAAATTGTATCAAAATATGGTGAATTATAAAGTTCCAACAAGTTTTCAGCTGAAAGAAAGCTATCCTTTGCCACCATATTCAACAGTAATTGGAATGGTTCATTCCCTCTGTGACTTTAAGGAATATAAACCGATGAAAATAAGTATCAGTGGAAATTATTTTTCTAAGGTTAATGACTTATATACAAGATATGAATTTAAAAATGGAAATCCTTTTGAAATGGGAAGGCATCAATTAAATGTAAATGGTTATGGTATTAATAGAGGAGTTGCAACTGCTGAACTGCTGGTTGACGTAAACTTGACAATTCATATTATTCCGGAAGACCAGTCAGAAGAATTTTTAAATACCATTTTTGAAGCATTCAAATATCCAAGAGAATACCCAAGCTTAGGAAGAAGAGAGGATATTGTATTAATTAAGGATGTTAGGATTGTAGACGTGGAAAAGAAAAAACTTGAAAAAGATTTAAGTAATGGAGAAGATAACTTTGCATATATCCCTGTTAATTTTATTCAAGAGAAATTAGTAAATCATGGAGACAAAAAAAGTGGAATGAACATATATGGAACTAGATATGAACTAACTAAAAATTATATTCTTAATAATATTGGGACAAAATCCAAGCCCAAGATGATAAGGTCATGGGAAAAAGAAGAGGTTATTTATTCTTCGAATATAAAAGGCTTCAAAAGAAGGGAAGTCCCTCTAGATACTGATAATGAAATTGTTTTTTGCGAATTATAA
- the cas7i gene encoding type I-B CRISPR-associated protein Cas7/Cst2/DevR — translation MKKKGLTFTAIFLAQSANYGEGIGNVAALKKLSRNKGEQYTYISRQAIRYNIIEQLGEEKSPVKAEGSGDKKVVQFSADTTIKDYPELDFFGYMKTIKGENSKNRSAIVRLSNAISLETFKGDLEFLTNKGLADRIGEFPNIAQAEIHKSYYKYTITIDLDRIGIDELDEIEVSNEEKSRRVKKLLDTISLLYRDIKGRREDLKPLFIIGGVYNIKNPFFENIVDVKINKILVDKLCSGIYDYIEEDTISGIVKEQFENDTEVEEKLKEKNINVLNVPEFFKQLKEKVDNYYTEKVDG, via the coding sequence ATGAAGAAAAAAGGTTTAACTTTCACAGCAATATTTTTGGCACAAAGTGCTAACTATGGAGAAGGAATAGGAAATGTTGCAGCATTAAAGAAATTATCAAGAAATAAGGGGGAACAATATACATATATTTCCAGACAGGCAATAAGATATAACATTATAGAACAGCTTGGAGAAGAAAAGTCACCAGTAAAAGCAGAAGGAAGTGGAGACAAGAAAGTAGTTCAATTTTCAGCAGATACGACAATTAAAGATTATCCTGAACTTGATTTTTTTGGATATATGAAAACAATAAAAGGTGAAAATTCTAAGAACCGTTCTGCAATAGTAAGACTGTCAAATGCTATTTCATTGGAAACATTTAAAGGGGATCTGGAATTTTTAACAAATAAAGGATTAGCTGATAGAATCGGAGAATTTCCAAATATAGCACAGGCTGAAATACATAAATCTTACTATAAATATACAATTACTATAGATTTAGATAGAATTGGAATAGATGAATTGGATGAAATTGAAGTTTCAAATGAAGAAAAATCAAGAAGAGTGAAAAAACTTCTAGATACGATTTCATTGCTCTATAGGGATATTAAAGGAAGAAGGGAAGATTTGAAACCTTTATTTATAATAGGTGGAGTGTATAATATAAAAAATCCATTTTTTGAAAATATAGTGGATGTTAAGATTAACAAGATTCTAGTTGATAAACTATGCAGCGGAATCTACGATTATATTGAAGAAGATACAATATCTGGAATTGTGAAAGAACAATTTGAAAATGATACAGAAGTTGAAGAAAAATTGAAAGAAAAAAATATAAATGTGCTGAATGTTCCTGAATTCTTCAAACAGTTAAAAGAAAAGGTCGATAATTATTATACAGAGAAAGTTGATGGATAA
- a CDS encoding Cas8a1 family CRISPR/Cas system-associated protein, whose amino-acid sequence MTYGKILEFEKYIDEFEENGEKIRSINELKMINDKITFFKAKIKSESYKKAYDFIEKNGTNKILGLEKELKKIKEPKENIAEISNDNVKNYLKTMKEIIDFFKRKITDKEGNVKNYLAAKNIAYVIINNAWSSVSFLNRANAAKDIYDEYKSYFVEPALEYVNADKSKFKYKCVISNMQMKDYKNTLGFLNDTGFDVSRKPSHVWNFVNDIAVTPLVTLVYSCVPAGFIYGADKGIFVNANHNIDQLCNINNGIAYNILEDESEEKNINLYKNLLKEIKKEKDNTKYELSDIQIVKFEEGHYKFTLLSRNILKLLSENKEKLDDLLDKWYLIDKRYFNIYDTTITELLNNQNLFSLINKLCYYKISKTKLYCKLKNIEDLLKINLDYIRRLKKMDKQEIIEKKENKKTSEELTEKDIFYIRRDAMIFREEYIRKSGNDKKIGSLLYRLQNALRINNVDMFMDALISAHAYAGKNISSLFAKALLNDENFQTLGHGFLLGLLGEDKSKNENKTDKKEGNE is encoded by the coding sequence TTGACTTATGGTAAAATTTTAGAATTTGAGAAATATATTGATGAATTTGAGGAGAATGGAGAAAAAATTAGAAGTATTAATGAATTAAAAATGATAAATGATAAAATTACATTCTTTAAAGCTAAAATCAAATCTGAAAGTTATAAAAAGGCATATGATTTCATAGAAAAAAATGGAACTAATAAAATTTTAGGACTGGAAAAGGAATTAAAAAAAATAAAAGAACCTAAAGAAAATATTGCTGAAATTTCAAATGATAATGTAAAAAATTATCTTAAGACTATGAAGGAGATTATTGATTTTTTTAAAAGGAAAATAACTGATAAGGAAGGAAATGTAAAAAATTATCTTGCTGCCAAAAATATAGCTTATGTAATAATAAACAATGCTTGGAGCAGTGTATCATTTTTAAATAGGGCAAATGCCGCTAAAGATATTTATGACGAATATAAATCATATTTTGTAGAACCTGCATTAGAATATGTTAATGCTGACAAATCTAAATTTAAATATAAATGTGTAATTTCAAATATGCAGATGAAGGATTATAAAAATACATTAGGATTTTTAAATGACACAGGTTTTGATGTGAGTAGAAAACCATCACATGTCTGGAATTTTGTAAATGATATTGCAGTAACTCCTTTGGTTACATTGGTTTATTCCTGCGTTCCGGCAGGATTTATATATGGAGCCGATAAAGGAATATTTGTAAACGCAAATCATAATATAGATCAATTATGTAATATAAACAATGGAATTGCATATAATATTTTAGAAGATGAGTCAGAAGAAAAGAATATAAATCTGTATAAAAATTTATTAAAGGAAATTAAGAAGGAAAAAGACAATACAAAATATGAATTATCAGATATTCAGATTGTAAAGTTTGAGGAAGGACACTATAAGTTTACTTTGTTATCACGAAATATTTTAAAGCTTTTATCTGAAAATAAAGAAAAATTAGATGATTTATTAGATAAATGGTATTTAATTGATAAAAGATATTTTAATATTTACGATACGACAATAACAGAATTGTTAAATAATCAGAATTTATTCTCGCTAATAAACAAATTATGTTACTATAAAATTTCAAAAACAAAATTGTATTGTAAATTAAAAAATATAGAAGATTTACTAAAAATAAATTTAGATTATATCAGGAGGTTGAAGAAAATGGATAAGCAAGAAATAATTGAAAAAAAGGAAAATAAGAAAACGTCAGAAGAATTAACAGAAAAAGATATTTTCTATATAAGAAGAGATGCAATGATTTTTAGGGAAGAATATATAAGAAAAAGTGGAAATGATAAAAAGATTGGAAGTCTGTTATACAGACTTCAGAATGCTTTGAGAATTAATAATGTTGATATGTTTATGGATGCTCTGATTTCAGCTCATGCTTATGCAGGAAAAAATATCAGCTCACTTTTTGCTAAAGCACTTTTAAATGATGAAAATTTTCAGACATTAGGACATGGATTTTTATTAGGTTTATTAGGTGAAGATAAAAGTAAGAATGAAAATAAGACAGATAAAAAAGAAGGGAATGAATAA
- the cas6 gene encoding CRISPR-associated endoribonuclease Cas6, whose amino-acid sequence MRFKINIELTEGSSFPINWRSKILCVLKTGLKKCDNEIFEEFFGSAKQKNYTWSAYFRNVKFEKDKVKFLGEEKKIIVNLSAYDNVDSLNIYNAFSGIRFKEIKISEETKVVVTNISILPRQIIKDNILIVKTMSPIVCRDHDQETKKDTYYTGTDDKFSKIIKRNLYLKLKELKGEYVKKDIEDLIIDSSQTKKVVVKHYDKTKKDKTLNYENKFNGKFLDTSVGILKLEGKSYILDYIYNAGIGSITGSGFGMLEKLK is encoded by the coding sequence ATGAGATTTAAGATTAATATTGAATTAACAGAAGGTAGCAGCTTTCCTATAAATTGGAGATCAAAAATTTTATGCGTCTTAAAAACAGGACTGAAAAAATGTGATAATGAAATTTTTGAAGAATTTTTTGGATCTGCAAAACAGAAAAATTATACATGGTCAGCTTATTTTCGAAATGTGAAATTTGAAAAGGATAAAGTTAAATTTTTAGGAGAGGAAAAAAAGATTATCGTTAACCTTTCGGCATATGATAATGTTGATAGTTTAAACATTTATAATGCTTTTTCAGGTATCAGGTTTAAAGAGATAAAAATTTCAGAAGAGACAAAGGTTGTGGTTACTAATATTTCGATTTTACCAAGGCAAATTATAAAGGATAACATATTAATTGTTAAAACTATGTCTCCAATAGTTTGCCGTGATCATGATCAAGAAACTAAAAAAGACACCTATTATACAGGGACAGATGATAAATTTTCTAAAATTATAAAAAGAAATCTTTATTTAAAACTTAAAGAATTAAAAGGAGAATATGTAAAAAAAGATATTGAAGATTTGATAATAGATTCAAGTCAGACTAAAAAGGTTGTTGTTAAGCATTATGATAAAACTAAAAAAGATAAAACTTTAAATTATGAAAATAAATTTAATGGTAAATTTTTGGATACTTCAGTTGGTATATTGAAATTGGAAGGAAAAAGTTACATTTTGGATTATATTTATAATGCAGGGATTGGGAGCATAACTGGAAGTGGATTCGGAATGCTGGAAAAATTGAAATAA